From Toxorhynchites rutilus septentrionalis strain SRP chromosome 2, ASM2978413v1, whole genome shotgun sequence, a single genomic window includes:
- the LOC129767607 gene encoding putative inactive tyrosine-protein kinase Wsck — MYEKTNTSFKLQFVKATGAVIWIILFACGQAESQKGFFLGCYQLDRSGRFETVTDDLDACVSDCERHFYRYAALSDTQCACLNVIRTNVIEDIGCNIKCRQNVDQTCGGSNAQSFYATGVENAGPVNNLKVLEAKMESTIKISWDPPAHDGVPVKEYEISARNIFTFANYQLHPLSWIVNNHSHTFELSNLTPGTRFNITVTTIAGKGRGGTSSLVAETEIGIPDPEPEEPLVLRRLDSTIQIEIPKAINNNGPINFYRVVVHYVNDDLVQEFDESLLDTYQRSKEKSIPYYIAAEVEMKGESLMFIVGDGQYYRNFFNAPIPHREHVHISTGVVSVLNNVVKIRYTTTTHEQRQHPDFNHVNSTNVPERNEVLVTVLTVACVLFGIVLLASIILYIYLRYKTPENTRPLSDHHEMALQGPILEVENNGYMPDVYEQRGFEAELHDIIDSLESHKKHGRKYLNLDINNIVGSGKYGDVLKGSLQWEGVDLPAHVHVISDDMDKPDQISFLNEFRKITLLDSHPNVLDFFGICMTPDWCYVLFEDMQTTLKQMLLNARVPESVNCVKFSTISEEVIINILCHVCDGMQYLLENNVVNRKLCARTVYVNTKFDVKVSAFGSPLYGEGSQQIDIARWNAPEVMKFQNHTMKSDIWSFGLLIWECCCLGATPFGTTTTDNLFASIRAGNRPGKPSFVYDDLYQVCLNCWDLDANDRPAFEDISRYLRQTLPMLRYMLSFERDKNVEIPPYLPHLELMNL, encoded by the exons ATGTACGAGAAAACAAATACGTCATTTAAACTGCAGTTTGTCAAAGCGACAGGTGCAGTTATTTGGATCATATTGTTCGCTTGCGGCCAAGCCGAATCTCAGAAAGGTTTCTTCCTGGGGTGTTACCAGCTAGATCGATCTGGACGTTTTGAAACTGTTACTGATGATTTGGATGCGTGCGTGAGTGATTGTGAGCGACACTTCTACAG ATATGCGGCATTATCAGATACCCAATGTGCTTGCTTGAACGTAATACGAACAAATGTGATTGAGGATATAGGCTGTAATATAAAGTGCCGCCAAAATGTGGACCAAACCTGCGGTGGTTCAAATGCACAAAGTTTTTACGCAACAGGCGTTGAAAACGCTGGACCAGTGAATAATTTAAAGGTacttgaagcgaaaatggaaagCACCATTAAGATTTCGTGGGACCCTCCGGCTCATGATGGGGTTCCAGTCAAAGAGTACGAAATAAGCGCGAGAAACATTTTCACTTTTGCAAACTATCAACTGCATCCTTTGAGTTGGATTGTGAACAATCATTCCCATACGTTTGAGCTTTCGAATCTTACACCAGGAACGCGTTTTAATATAACTGTTACTACAATCGCTGGAAAAGGCCGAGGAGGTACTTCATCGTTGGTAGCTGAAACTGAAATCGGGATTCCTGATCCGGAACCGGAGGAACCATTGGTACTGAGACGTTTAGATTCCACCATACAAATCGAAATACCGAAAGCCATCAACAATAACGGTCCCATCAATTTCTATCGAGTTGTTGTGCATTACGTTAATGATGATTTGGTGCAAGAGTTCGATGAAAGTTTGTTGGATACTTATCAACGATCAAAAGAAAAAAGCATTCCTTACTATATTGCGGCTGAGGTTGAGATGAAG GGAGAATCACTAATGTTCATCGTCGGTGATGGGCAATATTATCGTAACTTCTTCAATGCACCGATTCCTCATCGGGAACATGTTCATATTTCGACCGGAGTTGTGAGCGTTCTTAACAATGTTGTTAAGATTCGATATACAACTACTACGCATGAGCAGCGTCAACATCCGGATTTCAACCATGTGAATTCGACAAACGTTCCGGAGAGGAATGAAGTTCTCGTAACGGTATTAACTGTAGCTTGCGTTCTGTTTGGGATTGTCCTTCTCGCAAGCATAATTTTGTACATCTATCTTCGTTACAAAACACCCGAAAATACGCGACCTCTATCGGATCATCACGAAATGGCGTTGCAGGGACCAATTTTGGAGGTGGAAAACAATGGTTATATGCCGGATGTGTACGAGCAACGTGGTTTCGAAGCTGAACTGCATGACATTATCGATTCGTTAGAGTCTCACAAAAAACACGGCAGAAAATATTTAAACCTCGACATAAACAATATAGTTGGTTCGGGAAAATATGGAGATGTGCTTAAAGGTAGTCTTCAATGGGAAGGCGTTGATCTTCCTGCTCATGTGCACGTCATTTCGGACGATATGGACAAGCCAGATCAGATTTCATTCTTGAATGAATTCCGAAAAATTACTCTGCTTGATAGCCACCCAAACGTGTTGGATTTTTTCGGCATTTGCATGACCCCGGATTGGTGCTACGTCTTATTTGAAGATATGCAAACAACGTTGAAACAAATGTTACTTAATGCAAGAGTACCGGAAAGCGTCAACTGTGTGAAGTTCTCCACAATTTCAGAGGAGGTGATCATAAATATATTGTGTCATGTATGCGATGGAATGCAATATTTGTTGGAAAATAAC GTTGTCAACAGAAAGCTATGCGCACGCACAGTGTACGTTAATACCAAGTTTGATGTGAAAGTAAGCGCCTTTGGCTCCCCGCTGTATGGCGAAGGAAGCCAACAAATAGACATTGCTCGTTGGAATGCACCAGAAGTAATGAAGTTTCAAAACCACACGATGAAGAGTGATATCTGGTCTTTCGGATTGCTCATTTGGGAGTGTTGTTGCTTGGGGGCGACTCCATTTGGAACGACCACTACGGACAATCTGTTCGCCAGTATACGTGCTGGCAACCGACCGGGGAAACCTTCGTTTGTTTATGATGATCTGTACCAGGTGTGCCTGAACTGCTGGGATTTGGATGCTAATGATAGGCCCGCATTTGAAGACATAAGTCGCTATCTCAGACAGACACTGCCCATGCTCCGTTATATGCTGTCCTTCGAGCGGGACAAAAACGTTGAAATACCTCCGTACTTACCGCATTTGGAGTTGATGAATTTATGA